The sequence TATATGTTAATTCCCACTTTCTTGTAGCTTGATTTGAATCACTCtcttcacttcttttttttctttttggatagTCAAAGTGGCTTCGTATATGTCGGAACAAAAACATATGTTAGTCTTTAAATTAACACCCATGATTGTTTAGTGTTAAAAACATTTATAGTATATTTCAAAAGGAAAACCAAGATTTCAAACCGCATAAAAGTGAGTGATGATGATCTGAATTGAGACGtaattattgttgttatatTGAGTCATGACGTGCAAAATCTTAATTTCCTTTAATTCCCACTTAGGATCATATGTATGGATCCAAGTGCTattatctttctttattttagttttggaGAGTATTTGAGAATTTTAGTTATAGATTTATCTCACATGTTACGTGAACATCACACTTCAAAAGCTCCTCCagactatttttagtatcagCACACGTAGAAATTGTTTTTGAGTATATAAGTTAACTCCCCCTGTACTATCACTGTTTGTgcatttcatatataaaattggGTATCATAGAACTCAGTATGCCATGTGGACTCATAGTTAAAACTTTTTCCATACTCACGCACCTCTTGAtaagttatttaaaatattttgtcatacATTTAATTGACGgatttttaatctaaaaaagAGGTAAATTAATGTGGgacaaaaaaagttaataaaattgGTTACCACATGATTGGGGACGAATGATTGGTTACCACATGATTAAACTAGGTAGATCAATGTCTTCCCCAAAGTTACTTGAACTAAATATTAGTCATAACATAACCAGACCAATTATTATTAAGTTttagttattttgttttttttttagttttttaatgtatataataagcttttattttatgtattatgattatatataatatatcagacaaaaacaatttcatctttccaactaagaaaaatcaatatcaTACTATGATTACTTGCAAGCGTAGATCGTCAAGACTTACATTGCTTTAACATCTCTACCTaagtttaaggatattttagtcccattttttttttctattagaCTTAATTAGaaggttattttttaattgtttttaaaataatcagGATATTTATTGTATTAGTAAAATAATGCATTCATTTGTCGAAATATCTTTGTAGAAAGAGTTTGTCTATGTGCTTAAATATGTAAGTAATGTTTATGGTATGAGAAAAAGATATTGGCTTAATGTTGTGAGATAGCGTATAGTTAAAAGTTTGAttcaaaaatttttaaatcataatGATCACCTTAAAAAGGAGATGTCACAATCGATTTCAATAGTTTAAACttgtaaaaaattaatatgcaAATATATACAGctagaattaattaaaatgcaAGATATAGAGTATCAAATCTTAATAGAAAAATAGTAACACATCACTACATTCATCTGGGGATTATgcatttaacttattttagttaataaatttatttatatccaTATAAAATGGATcattttaaactcaaaatagaaCTGAATAAATGTTTGAGAATAAGACACTTAATCTCCATATTACCATTTGTATAATAATAGTGACATTTAATTAAAGCAAGATATGATAGTTTGATATACATTAATGTAATTAGTATTTCTAGCAAGTTAATTTGATCCTCTAGTAGAACACCCCATTAACTATGAGTTGGTTGCTTGAATTTGTGAATTTGTAACGCCATGCAATCATTAACTTACCATATTTGAatgattttgtatttataacATTGTCTATTTAAAAGATTTATCCACTTCAATAATCTTTCATCAAGTTAATTTTCAAGAACATTAGTATAGAGAGGAAAATGAATGTCTTTGCGATGAAAAAATCATGTTCTTTTGAGGCTTCTAGCATGTCGGCAACCTCAGAAGAATCTCATGAAATTGTCACAAAAACgaaaaagatgaaagaaaaagtTGTGGAAGGCTCACAGTTGAAGCAACATGAATCATCATCTGGTGGTGTACTTCTTGATCTTAAAgtccacaacaacaacaacaacaacatgaataCTAATTGTTCGAATCTTGAACTCAAACTTTTCAATTCAACTCCAGCTCGTGCTAGTGAGTCTTCCAACGAAGCAACACCCAAGCAGAGGTGTTCTTCGGATGCTAGGACTTTCTCTTGTAGCTTTTGCAAGAGAGAATTCTCCACCTCCCAAGCCTTAGGAGGACACCAGAACGCTCACAAACAAGAGCGGGCTTTGGCTAAAAGACGAAATGGACTTGTTGATGTTGTTTCGTCTTTTGGCCCTCCTAATTATCACCCCTACTATAATCCCTACTCGAGTTTCAACTCACACATACCATTTCATACTTCTTTTCCAACTCGATCATCTCTTGGTCTTCAAGGAGATTCTTCCATGATTCATAAGCCTACCTCCTATCCGACATGGCCATACTTTTCGGCCTACAATTTTCGATTAAACCCTGAGAAAtggtcatcatcatcatcaagcTCATCATTCTTTAGAACTGAAAATGTTCTAGGAAATAATATTCTTGGTACTTCTTTGGAGAATTCTCattttgagaagaaaaataatacaaagGGTTTCAGTTTAATGAATTCACCAATCAATCTTGACGATAGTCTTAATGGAAATAATAATACAAAGCTTGGATTGGGAAAGGAGGAAGCAAaaaagaataatgaagaagaagaagaagaatcaaAGCTTGATTTGAATCTTAggctttaatttaatttgttttgctattttatagaggtttaatttttatttgctttTATTTAAAGGTGTAGTATTACATTCCTATTTTCTTGTGATTTGATTTGAACCCGTAAATCATTCTCTTTATCTTTTAAACCctttttggaaaatttgaagtttCATGTTACACTAAAGAGATGTGTCGTTCAATTTGTGTGAAGTCAAAAATCTTTAAATTCAGACTCATGACTATTAAAAACATTCCTAGACATAATTCTAAAAGGAAAGATAAGATTTTGGACAGAATAGTGAGTTATGATGACTTAGGACTGTGATATAgctattattttcaatttttcatattgAATCCTTTTTGTTAGAAAATTATATTGCACTCGTTtatataatagatgttgattaaTCCTCTTTGCTTTTACATgcatttacttttttatattttgaacctCTTTAATGAAACTTCTGATGCCGCTACTATTCTTCCCCTTTGAAATTCTCACTGTGTGCACATATATTTGAAATCCCCAACAATTTGAACCGTTATCTAATGAAATTTTGTTTCATGCATGGTATACTACGCTTTAAACCAATTCATTCCTTTAAACTAACACTTTGTATATTCATACAAAGAAATTTATGTCCAAGGATAGATTTGATGGATAAATTGGGATCAAGTTGGTTGAGTATATATAGTAGCTTAAAGGGCCTGCGGCCACGTGTTGCTAGCTCATTGCGTGGATCGTTTGATTATTAATGGAATAGATTGGGATATCTCATGAGATTAGCTATCCTACGGCCTACCTTTTTATGAAATggataattttttgaattagtTAATACTCATAAACAAACGTGAGATAAAATCATCCCATagaatatttcaaatatttttttatcaacttaTCGACCAATCAAACAACCCCTAACTTCATATTACAAGGAGAGATCTAAGTCACATTGTGTAAATACACCCCACTGTACAAGGTAACAATTCCTCACTTTTgattcaaagttttttttttcttgagaaattattgatttaatatattaaacaatCTATTTAGAAGTTGAGATTCCTTCCGCTTCTCAATTTGTTTTGAAAGGAAATGAAGAGGGAATCAAGATAGGGAAATCGAACCTTCACCAATCAGCAATCACCAACCAGGCAAGTAACATTAAGATTTCCCTATTAGTCCATTTATGTTGTAGTTCATGtcatattatttctattaatttatttatttattctcaaTTATTCTGCTCGCGAGTAACACAAATTGTAGGGTTGATTTCTGAGTTATTATCTCACGAAATCATTTTTcttcaataaatatattatgttatgaGCTAATAACTATTAATTGAGTGGATATTCAAGAAATCAactaatgaaatataatatgttatgatgaaGTAGTTAAGTACGTTTGCTTGGTGGATCAAAACATATACCTACCACCGGTCATGACATAAGATAGGGTTGTGACACACACCTAACACACATATAAAGTTACTCattctatttcaatttatatgaaggtgtcttgatttaatataaaatttaaaaataaaaataaaactttaaaaaatatgatcctAAATAAGTTTTAGATATTTAGATAGTTATAAATCATGTCTTAATaagtatcattttttaattgataaaaaaaagtgtGACATAAATGTCGATACAgaaggaattaaaaaaaattgtgggaGCATGAAATGATAAGGCCCCTATAGGAGATTCTAAAACTAGCCTTATTGTTATCCAAAGTGAATTAAATAGCTATAGTATGCTCCATTTATGGACCATCCCCCCTTTTAGTGGAAATTGACTAAGATGCCTTTCTATGTCTTCATGTGGAAATAACTTCACTATCTATCTCTAAGCTATGGTTTTTCTCTtatctaaaattattaaaagagtTGCTTGGGGATTCCTCATATAATTGTTTcacttttacattttttttcaagtctTAACGAtagtttaaaaaattacaaaacacTTCTATTATGTTCCGATACATAATATAGGACATTATCTTAGTGTGGTGCTatgttttatatgatttttcttttaagagtATGAGTGATTAAGAAACTGTCTATAATGTGTAGCGATACCTTTATTAGTGTGAGTTCTTTTAGAAAGAACAATCAAGTTTGACATAAAGTAGATAATATCTAACCTGTTAAGTCCAAGTATTAATATCACTTCTGATTAAATAGGACGAGTATGAAAAACGTACATGTCAAAGGTAGCTTGGAAACGCACAAAAAGGTGCTAAGCTCTAAGCTTCATTGACCATAAATGATTGTTTATGTGAGTGGTACACGGTGAATCTCTTAAATTTATAGGACTTTATCGAGGGGAGATCCCACAAAGCGAGAGAGATTGTCAGGTGTGCAAACACAATATCAATTAATAGTTGAAAAATATTGTGAAGCTATATAGAATATGTAAGAATATTATTAATGGTTTgagtttgaagaaaatgaacGATCAGTGATCAATTTACGAATGTAATTTCATTAAGTGTATAGTCaagaattaatttaatgagTAAATAAGGAAAGGGAGAGAGAAAatatgtgtgtgtgagagagagaaaTCTTTGACCAAAGAGAGAACAAGTTGAAAAAATCATGGGTGGTGTTGGAACATACCATTTTTACATGATTTCAAAGAGAAAGATGAGAATAAGTACCATCAATCTAAGTGCCAAAAAAGCCATGTTTAGTGCTATTGGGAGATGAGAATCTCTACAACTTGCAAAATTAAAGTGTCTTATTTTAACGTTTAAAGTGTTAAGTTAGTGATTAATTTAATCAATACAGTTAAAGAATGAAAGGTGATAGTATAAATTGTTCTATAATGGAAATGAGTTGACTATCAACAAACCTTCTGATAAGGTAAACATAATTCTTCCACTTTAAATTAGCATTTttgagttcaaataaaaaatgtttcgTTCCTTACACTATACAATTCTAAATCAATATCAGTCAAGATACTAAAACAAGATACCAAgtgggaaaaaaagaaaaaaaattgactacAACAATGTTTCATTGGTTTTACAAAGTCAAACCCCTTTAGTAAAAAGGCAAAGGGAAAATGGAGAATATAAGTTGCTTTATCATAAAAGATTTGACTACTAttagaaagtattttttttaaaaataaaataaaataaaatgtgattattaatttacaatatcaaattcatttttcatcGAAACAACTCTGGAGGAAAGATCCTTAGCCCCTCCCACCAGACACACATTTCTCATATAAGGACCATTACCAAGAATATGGAGCCCAAGTTTAATTCTCTTGTATTTTAGGGATGTGTGGACTTTGATTAGTACTTCTTCTATAGTCATTCCTTTTCCATACTATGAGTAGATGgagaaaagtaaaaattttcattaaattaaagCAACTCAAGCTAGACTTATTATATGCATATATGAATTAGGGTGGGGGTGGAGGTTGCTAGGGATAAGGTATAAAAACATAGTTAAATTATGGTGAAATTTTTAACTATACAAAGGTCCCTTTTACCctctaaacttttttttttcattattaccTCCTTCATTAATtattagaaagaaaataagtaaattaaggcatatcatatgcatatatatgttGTTTATACTAaataagagaaagaaagaaggagGAGTTCTATATCTGATTCTTCAAGAAAGTCGATCGAACTTTATTTTCTCAAGtctcaaatatattaatataccAAGTCAAGAATTTTGAGTAATATTTACATTTCTTTAGCTGATCAATTATGCATTAACATATTTTGAAGTAAGTATTTGAACTTTTAAAACATGACAAGTACTTGATTgtttttaataatcaaaacaagtaaatagaacaaaaagaatattatcTCTTTTAAGCTTGGTTAGTACGtcattttcaatataatttactatataataatatcaaaactTATACACAGTATAAATAACTCATCTCATTCAAATATGGGtgaaatttaagtaaaatatttaaaatgtagaTAAGAATGACAATACTCAATCACATATAATTGACCATTGgccatataaattcaaaaacataCTATTTCTGTTTCAAGATGGATATCCATAAATCCACGTAATTCTTTTCAAAGTTAACATATGAATATACATcctaattataaaaatgaatttgtttCTAATTATATTTGGCTAAATTTAGTCATATAAAACTTCAAAcgctaaaattaattatatcaaaatcaggTATCTAGGCACTTTGTCTTATTAGGCTATTTAGACGGATGAAAATATCCAACCCCAACCTCATATAGTAGGGCCCATAAGATAATACATTAACTGGGACCCAATTAGGATAAGGTCAATACAAGAGAGACAGCTGTATATCTTTGGAAAAGGgaattatcatgtttttttgCTGTTTTGTTTTGGAAATTTGCCACACCGATTATTTtgttacccaaaaaaaaatataccttggaactattataaatagtatgtaaatatctttttcatatttttaaaatattaatgctTCTGTCATTCAAAAACTAGATCTTATATGTCCTTCACTCCAACTGAAGATTAAATAGAAATACGTGACAAAATCTTATCCATCGATCTGATGTCGCATAGAtgaataagattatgacacgtgtattTCCGTTAATATAAAAGGTATAATGGTCTCGTTTTTTGAACGACAAAGACATTAATGTCTCTAAAATATAATAGAGGATATTAACATATCATTTACGAtacttaaataacatatttgtctttttttcccttttgctATTATCATGATTTGCTTCTCTACAgttaatttaagttttttttaaagtttaataataatataaagatattttagattgtaatttgttaaactaatatgataaaaaaaaatatgtattaagtATTTATTAGAATTTGACTAATTTGAttcttaaaaaatgataatttttttagatggagaaaatatgttttaatttctCTGGAAAATTATAAATCTTTCAATCTCATTCATGGCTTATGCATACAATgtaaaaaaagagattttttataaaataattataatttggaataaaattataaatatttatatgacAGTAAGTTGtcttattaaaagaaaaacaaattgcTAAATattaga comes from Solanum pennellii chromosome 1, SPENNV200 and encodes:
- the LOC107016347 gene encoding zinc finger protein 3-like, translated to MNVFAMKKSCSFEASSMSATSEESHEIVTKTKKMKEKVVEGSQLKQHESSSGGVLLDLKVHNNNNNNMNTNCSNLELKLFNSTPARASESSNEATPKQRCSSDARTFSCSFCKREFSTSQALGGHQNAHKQERALAKRRNGLVDVVSSFGPPNYHPYYNPYSSFNSHIPFHTSFPTRSSLGLQGDSSMIHKPTSYPTWPYFSAYNFRLNPEKWSSSSSSSSFFRTENVLGNNILGTSLENSHFEKKNNTKGFSLMNSPINLDDSLNGNNNTKLGLGKEEAKKNNEEEEEESKLDLNLRL